The following coding sequences are from one Epilithonimonas vandammei window:
- a CDS encoding replication-associated recombination protein A, with protein sequence MNNSPLAEILRPKTLDDVLGQEHLTGKNGTIRKMLENDTINSLIFWGPPGTGKTTLAEIISEKSGRKFYKLSAVSSGVKDVRDIIEEAKKQNLFSGKSPILFIDEIHRFNKSQQDSLLHAVEKGWIVLIGATTENPSFEVVSALLSRSQVYILKALTFEKLEELADISVSKYNEINNTKFYLEEKEAFIQYSGGDARKLINSIELVLNQFKSAKKNKISNKDVVSVLQENMALYDKNGEQHYDIISAFIKSMRGSDPNGAVYWLARMLVGGEDIKFIARRMMILAAEDIGLANPNALVIANNCFQAINVIGNPEARIILSETAVYLAVSPKSNSTYNAINEAMAFVKKTGNLPVPLHLRNAPTKLMKNLDYGKDYQYAHSYEGNFVDLEFLPDDIKGTAFYHPANNSTEKKIKDQLKDKWGDKYY encoded by the coding sequence ATGAACAATTCGCCTCTTGCCGAAATTCTGCGCCCAAAAACGCTTGATGATGTTTTGGGACAGGAACATCTGACTGGAAAAAACGGGACGATCCGCAAAATGCTGGAAAATGACACCATCAATTCCCTTATTTTCTGGGGACCTCCGGGAACGGGTAAAACCACGCTTGCAGAGATTATCTCAGAAAAATCAGGGCGTAAATTTTACAAACTTTCGGCAGTATCATCCGGCGTAAAAGATGTAAGAGACATTATCGAAGAAGCAAAAAAACAGAATCTTTTCTCCGGCAAAAGCCCGATTTTATTCATTGATGAAATCCACAGATTTAATAAGTCTCAGCAGGATTCTTTGCTTCACGCAGTTGAAAAAGGTTGGATTGTTCTGATTGGCGCAACTACGGAAAACCCAAGTTTTGAAGTGGTTTCAGCTTTGCTTTCTCGTTCGCAAGTTTATATTCTGAAAGCTTTGACTTTTGAAAAATTGGAGGAGTTAGCAGATATAAGCGTTTCAAAATATAACGAAATCAACAATACCAAATTCTATCTCGAAGAAAAAGAAGCATTCATCCAATATTCGGGAGGCGATGCGAGAAAGTTGATTAATTCCATAGAGTTGGTTCTGAATCAATTCAAATCAGCTAAGAAAAACAAAATCTCCAACAAAGATGTTGTGTCTGTTCTTCAGGAAAATATGGCTTTGTATGACAAAAATGGGGAACAACATTACGATATTATTTCTGCTTTCATCAAATCGATGCGAGGTTCCGACCCCAATGGTGCTGTTTATTGGCTAGCAAGAATGTTGGTTGGTGGAGAAGATATTAAATTCATTGCCCGAAGAATGATGATTCTTGCTGCCGAAGATATTGGTTTAGCCAATCCGAATGCTTTGGTAATAGCGAACAATTGTTTCCAGGCCATTAATGTTATCGGAAATCCGGAAGCCCGAATTATCCTAAGCGAAACCGCTGTTTATCTTGCAGTATCCCCAAAAAGTAATTCGACTTATAACGCCATTAATGAAGCTATGGCTTTTGTAAAAAAAACCGGCAATTTGCCCGTCCCGTTGCATCTCAGAAATGCACCAACCAAATTGATGAAAAACTTGGATTATGGCAAAGATTATCAATATGCGCATTCTTACGAAGGTAACTTTGTAGATTTGGAATTTTTACCAGATGACATCAAAGGTACAGCATTTTATCATCCAGCTAATAACTCTACAGAGAAAAAAATCAAGGATCAGCTCAAAGATAAATGGGGAGACAAATATTACTAA
- a CDS encoding DUF6364 family protein: MNTKLTLTIEQSVIEKAKKYARKKERSLSDLIENYLKALTKEEPSEPKETTPIVDSLKGSFKAPKDFDYKKELGNRLSEKYL, encoded by the coding sequence ATGAACACAAAACTAACTTTAACCATAGAACAATCTGTTATTGAAAAAGCAAAAAAATATGCTCGCAAAAAAGAAAGAAGCCTTTCTGATTTGATTGAAAATTATTTAAAAGCTTTAACAAAAGAAGAGCCTTCGGAGCCGAAGGAAACTACACCAATCGTGGACTCTTTGAAAGGTTCTTTTAAAGCTCCAAAAGATTTTGATTACAAAAAAGAATTAGGAAATCGTTTGTCCGAAAAATATTTATAA
- the rlmN gene encoding 23S rRNA (adenine(2503)-C(2))-methyltransferase RlmN: protein MKDIRTLSLDQLKDYFSTIGDKPFRAKQVYDWLWSKNLHSFDEMTNLSKNLRDNLSRDFFINPIAVDLLQKSSDGTIKNGVKLHDGLMVESVLIPTESRSTACVSSQVGCSLNCEFCATAKLKRMRNLEVAEIVDQVALIDRQSKEYFDRPLTNIVFMGMGEPMMNYKNVVEAINKITKPEGLGMSPRRITVSTSGIPKMIKMLADEELKVKLALSLHSAIEHKRNEIMPFSEKFPLTDIMDSLQYWYQKTGSPITFEYCVWKGINDGDEDIKALIKYCRQVPSKVNLIQYNPIGEGKFDHRSIEAEQKYVRELEKAGITVVVRKSRGGDIDAACGQLANKTSE, encoded by the coding sequence TTGAAAGATATCCGCACACTTTCCCTCGACCAGCTCAAAGATTACTTCAGCACAATTGGTGACAAACCGTTTCGTGCCAAGCAGGTTTATGATTGGCTTTGGAGCAAGAATCTGCATTCTTTTGATGAGATGACAAATCTTTCTAAAAATCTTCGTGATAATCTTTCTCGTGATTTTTTCATCAATCCAATCGCTGTTGATTTATTACAAAAATCTTCTGACGGAACTATAAAAAATGGTGTAAAACTTCACGACGGACTGATGGTAGAATCTGTTCTGATTCCTACTGAATCCAGAAGTACAGCCTGCGTTTCTTCACAAGTTGGATGTTCTCTAAACTGTGAATTCTGTGCAACTGCCAAGCTCAAAAGAATGAGAAATTTGGAAGTTGCAGAAATCGTTGACCAAGTCGCGTTGATTGACCGACAAAGCAAAGAATATTTTGACAGACCACTTACCAACATTGTGTTTATGGGTATGGGCGAACCTATGATGAACTACAAAAACGTGGTGGAAGCGATTAATAAAATCACAAAACCGGAAGGTTTGGGAATGTCGCCAAGAAGAATCACCGTTTCTACATCCGGAATTCCGAAGATGATAAAAATGCTGGCGGATGAAGAATTGAAAGTTAAATTAGCACTTTCGTTACACTCAGCCATCGAGCATAAACGAAACGAAATAATGCCTTTTTCTGAGAAATTTCCTTTGACAGATATTATGGATTCGCTTCAATATTGGTATCAGAAAACGGGTTCTCCAATTACTTTTGAATATTGTGTTTGGAAAGGAATCAACGATGGCGATGAAGACATCAAAGCTTTGATTAAATATTGCAGACAAGTTCCAAGTAAAGTCAATCTGATCCAATACAATCCGATTGGCGAAGGGAAATTTGATCATAGAAGCATTGAGGCTGAGCAAAAATATGTCCGCGAACTGGAAAAAGCAGGAATTACGGTTGTTGTAAGAAAAAGTCGTGGTGGGGACATTGATGCAGCCTGTGGACAATTAGCAAACAAAACCTCTGAATAA
- a CDS encoding sterol desaturase family protein, translating to MEFIFGENALESVYFWAIPLHATVILAEMIYSHIMEAKLYSRKDLATNIYLALMNFGLDLVMKVFAMAVMFFFYQYRIFDFNLSTWYYWVLCFLATDLAYYFHHLADHRSRVFWAVHITHHNSEFFNLTTGFRSPVFQPLYRYIFFSPLAFFGFNPWTVMVCYAIGQVYGTWVHTQTIKKMGVLEYILVTPSHHRVHHGCNIKYLDRNMGMVFIFWDKLFGTFEPEDPKVPVKFGIYPKMPDDGPMTTLLYEWRKIWQDLKQPNLTISDRFNYLFNSPGWRHDGTGKTVKQYQKEYWAKKNKPKN from the coding sequence ATGGAATTCATTTTTGGTGAAAATGCACTAGAAAGTGTTTACTTCTGGGCGATTCCGCTTCATGCCACAGTGATCCTTGCAGAGATGATATACAGCCACATTATGGAGGCCAAATTATACAGCAGGAAAGACCTGGCGACGAACATTTATCTTGCGTTGATGAATTTCGGATTAGATCTTGTGATGAAGGTTTTTGCGATGGCAGTCATGTTTTTCTTTTACCAATACCGTATCTTTGATTTTAATCTTAGCACCTGGTATTATTGGGTTTTATGTTTTCTGGCAACGGATTTGGCATATTATTTCCATCATCTGGCAGACCACCGCTCCAGAGTTTTTTGGGCCGTTCATATAACTCATCATAATTCGGAATTTTTCAATCTGACCACGGGGTTCAGAAGCCCAGTTTTCCAACCACTATATCGCTATATATTCTTTTCACCGTTGGCATTTTTCGGCTTTAATCCTTGGACTGTAATGGTTTGTTATGCAATTGGTCAGGTGTACGGAACTTGGGTTCATACGCAAACGATTAAAAAAATGGGAGTTCTAGAATATATATTGGTAACACCTTCTCATCACCGGGTTCATCACGGTTGCAACATCAAATATCTGGACCGGAATATGGGAATGGTTTTTATTTTTTGGGATAAATTATTCGGAACTTTTGAGCCGGAAGATCCTAAAGTCCCGGTGAAATTCGGTATCTACCCAAAAATGCCTGATGACGGACCAATGACTACTCTACTCTATGAATGGCGAAAAATCTGGCAAGATCTTAAACAGCCTAACCTAACAATCAGCGATCGATTTAATTACCTTTTTAATTCTCCCGGCTGGCGACACGATGGAACCGGAAAAACGGTAAAACAATATCAGAAGGAATATTGGGCGAAAAAAAACAAGCCAAAAAATTAA
- a CDS encoding DedA family protein has protein sequence MEYQSWKDLLNPEFYIHLGGFWLILFIIFAETGLFIGFFLPGDSLLFISGIYAVKIIDATFGTTGSDFLDTTILATAVAIAAIIGNEIGYWFGYKSGPLLYERKDSLLFKKKYLFKAHDFFEEHGSVAVILSRFLPIVRTFSPIVAGIVKMDKKKFLLYNVFGAVLWSFTMIFAGHYLDKLFMDQFGIDLKKKLELIVLVIVLVTTLPIIIKFFFTKDKERPTQE, from the coding sequence ATGGAATACCAAAGCTGGAAAGACTTATTAAACCCTGAATTTTACATCCATTTAGGTGGATTTTGGCTTATTTTATTCATCATTTTTGCAGAAACAGGACTTTTCATCGGTTTTTTCTTGCCAGGTGATAGTTTACTTTTCATATCCGGAATTTATGCCGTAAAAATTATTGATGCCACTTTTGGGACAACAGGTTCAGATTTTCTGGATACTACGATTTTAGCAACAGCTGTCGCAATTGCGGCAATCATCGGAAACGAAATTGGATATTGGTTTGGTTACAAAAGTGGACCATTGTTGTATGAGAGAAAAGACAGCTTGCTTTTCAAGAAAAAATACCTTTTCAAAGCACACGATTTCTTTGAAGAACACGGATCAGTTGCCGTCATTTTATCCAGATTTCTCCCGATTGTGAGAACCTTCTCTCCCATCGTTGCAGGAATTGTGAAAATGGACAAAAAGAAATTTTTATTATACAATGTTTTTGGAGCAGTACTTTGGTCATTTACAATGATTTTTGCAGGTCATTATCTTGATAAACTTTTTATGGATCAGTTTGGAATTGATCTTAAAAAGAAACTTGAATTGATTGTTTTGGTTATCGTTTTAGTCACTACGCTTCCTATTATTATCAAATTCTTTTTCACTAAAGACAAAGAAAGACCAACCCAGGAATAA
- a CDS encoding NTF2 fold immunity protein, translating into MVRKFCLVLIAILNLSCSDKIGSDERFILNQNREYSNSELKKTILNNETFSEQGLNYPPKPINDAKNAVDIAEDILFNTYGEKNIKRQRPYNLVFQDSYWIINGTKKKAEIGGVFLIILNSKNGKIIKITHGE; encoded by the coding sequence GTGGTTAGAAAATTTTGTTTAGTATTAATAGCGATTTTAAATTTATCCTGTTCTGATAAAATCGGCTCAGATGAAAGATTTATATTGAATCAAAATCGTGAATATTCAAATTCTGAATTAAAAAAAACAATATTGAATAATGAAACATTTTCAGAACAAGGATTAAATTATCCTCCAAAACCTATTAATGACGCTAAGAATGCCGTTGACATTGCAGAAGATATTCTTTTTAATACTTATGGTGAAAAAAATATCAAAAGACAACGACCATATAATTTAGTATTCCAAGATAGTTATTGGATTATAAATGGAACAAAAAAGAAAGCAGAAATCGGTGGTGTTTTTCTAATTATTTTGAATTCAAAAAATGGTAAAATAATAAAAATAACACACGGAGAATAA
- a CDS encoding GAF domain-containing protein produces MKFQAFYESPFVLKFSFEKLIRKMEAESSESSEYALSHQRILDKTKEFPELLNGISNLDFFKHNETMMKELLRDLFPPMLTGNEIKAIGFPFYNFFFNPTQRFQNILKNAGENFDLFIKGLDPHRFYVMSCCLILRDFYKVPLNMSMPFIFDIPNEEGIVNHYRFLNNVDFVDINPLEEYRNLTEEEIGELLDNFDDYELWKEKFPPKSWELKGFAVVNFFDATTEIAVSNLKSKLINLEDDKNLKSEMNKIFRSIFQVPDLELGFTAIDFEENKFVRNPINGVIDSFILSGGIPQDCKNELLCEKNFNTLVETRKFFSISDVERTYQEFPDSTFAKQFYESGIKSAIFAPIIKDKKLLGIIELVSRKKMLNSINATKMEIVMPYLEDTMDRLYDDIETRIQAIIQREYTSIHPSVYWKFRQEAERHIGFYREEFDLPYRKITFENLTPLFGQTDIRNSSVSRNLAIKKDLEINLMMISEVFKKLSSDNDLEEINQKLVQYQNLLNNDLKADTESQVQNFIHQEVHPLLESIKLQNVNYNQIITDYHKQLDSKTGLVYNFRKKFDDSLSSINKSLADILDKRQEEQQHRFPFYYERFKMDGVEHNMYIGSSIEPNLTYDPIFLKNLRLWQLRVLCETEIKYNIYRETLDYSLDVSSLILVYSTPISIRFRMDEKRFDVDGSYNARYEMIKKRIDKSLVKNSHERITQPGKISIIFSQDREREEYLKLIKILQDQNVLSTIEELEVEDLQGINGLRALRVAVNYDAKNVEYDFVEVL; encoded by the coding sequence ATGAAATTCCAAGCCTTTTACGAAAGCCCGTTTGTACTTAAATTTTCTTTTGAAAAACTCATCCGAAAAATGGAAGCAGAATCTTCTGAGAGCTCGGAGTATGCGCTTTCGCATCAAAGGATTTTGGATAAAACCAAAGAGTTTCCCGAACTTTTAAATGGCATTAGCAATCTTGATTTCTTCAAACACAACGAAACGATGATGAAGGAACTTTTGCGTGACCTTTTTCCGCCAATGCTGACTGGAAACGAAATTAAAGCCATTGGTTTTCCATTTTATAATTTCTTTTTCAATCCTACGCAGCGTTTTCAGAATATTCTGAAAAATGCAGGAGAAAACTTTGATTTGTTTATTAAAGGTCTAGATCCGCATCGTTTCTATGTGATGAGTTGTTGCCTTATTCTGAGGGATTTTTATAAGGTTCCGCTTAATATGTCGATGCCTTTTATTTTTGATATTCCTAATGAAGAAGGGATTGTCAACCATTATCGTTTCTTAAATAATGTCGATTTTGTTGACATTAATCCTTTGGAAGAGTATAGAAATTTGACCGAAGAAGAAATAGGAGAGTTGCTAGATAATTTTGATGATTATGAACTTTGGAAAGAAAAATTTCCACCTAAAAGCTGGGAACTAAAAGGTTTTGCAGTGGTTAATTTCTTTGATGCAACCACAGAAATCGCAGTTTCGAATCTAAAAAGTAAACTTATCAATCTTGAAGATGATAAGAATCTGAAATCGGAAATGAACAAGATTTTCCGTTCTATTTTTCAGGTTCCTGATTTGGAATTAGGCTTTACAGCGATTGATTTTGAAGAAAACAAATTTGTTAGAAATCCTATCAATGGTGTGATAGACAGTTTTATTTTGTCAGGTGGAATTCCGCAGGATTGTAAGAATGAATTGCTTTGCGAAAAGAATTTTAATACACTAGTTGAGACGAGAAAATTCTTCAGTATTTCTGATGTAGAAAGAACTTATCAAGAATTTCCGGATAGTACATTTGCAAAACAATTTTACGAATCCGGAATCAAAAGTGCGATTTTTGCGCCGATTATCAAAGACAAAAAACTTCTCGGAATTATTGAGCTTGTTTCTCGAAAAAAAATGCTGAACAGCATTAATGCTACCAAAATGGAAATCGTAATGCCTTATCTGGAAGATACGATGGATAGGCTTTATGATGATATCGAAACAAGAATTCAAGCAATCATTCAAAGAGAATATACATCGATACATCCTAGTGTTTATTGGAAATTCCGTCAGGAAGCGGAACGTCACATCGGTTTTTACAGAGAAGAATTTGATTTGCCCTACAGAAAAATCACTTTCGAGAATCTGACGCCACTTTTTGGACAAACAGATATCAGAAACTCTTCGGTTTCCAGAAATCTGGCGATTAAAAAAGATCTAGAAATTAATCTGATGATGATTTCTGAGGTGTTCAAAAAATTGAGTTCTGATAATGATTTGGAAGAAATTAATCAGAAGTTGGTTCAGTATCAAAACCTTCTAAATAACGATTTGAAAGCCGATACGGAAAGTCAGGTTCAGAATTTTATTCATCAGGAAGTTCATCCGTTGTTGGAATCAATCAAACTTCAAAATGTGAATTATAATCAAATCATTACAGATTATCATAAACAACTGGATTCTAAAACCGGATTGGTTTACAATTTCCGTAAAAAATTTGATGATAGTTTGTCTTCCATCAATAAAAGTTTGGCTGATATTCTGGACAAAAGACAGGAAGAGCAACAACATAGATTTCCGTTTTATTACGAGCGTTTCAAGATGGACGGTGTTGAACATAATATGTACATTGGTTCTTCAATTGAACCAAATTTGACTTATGACCCGATTTTCCTGAAAAATCTTCGTCTATGGCAATTGCGTGTGCTTTGTGAAACAGAAATAAAGTATAATATTTATAGAGAAACGCTGGATTATTCTCTGGATGTTTCGTCTTTGATTTTGGTTTATAGTACGCCGATTAGTATTCGTTTCAGAATGGATGAAAAGCGTTTTGATGTGGACGGAAGTTACAATGCGCGCTACGAAATGATTAAAAAACGTATCGATAAATCTTTGGTCAAAAATTCGCATGAACGCATCACGCAACCTGGAAAAATCAGCATAATCTTTTCTCAGGACAGAGAACGCGAAGAATATCTGAAATTAATTAAAATCCTTCAAGACCAGAATGTACTTTCAACAATAGAAGAGTTGGAAGTTGAAGATTTACAAGGAATCAATGGACTAAGAGCTCTGCGTGTGGCTGTGAATTATGACGCTAAGAATGTGGAGTATGATTTTGTGGAAGTTCTCTAA
- a CDS encoding polyprenyl synthetase family protein, giving the protein MANTVELIKAPISDEMKLFEQKFYESMKSNVALLDKVTRFIVTTKGKQMRPMFVFLCAKLVGNVNEKTFRGASMIELIHTATLVHDDVVDESFKRRNFFSINALWKNKIAVLVGDYLLSKSVLLSTDNKDFDLLSVIARTIREMSEGELLQLEKARKLDITEDVYYEIIRQKTATLIAACCEVGVLSNNVDETTAKKMQEFGTYTGMAFQIKDDLFDYQTSNIIGKPVGIDIKEQKMTLPLIYTLKNASPENYKKYFATIKRYNNDSKKVRELVEFVKSSGGMDYAIKTMKDYQQKALDILAEFPDNEAKESLKLMLDYVISRKL; this is encoded by the coding sequence GTGGCGAATACAGTAGAACTAATCAAAGCACCGATTTCTGACGAAATGAAACTTTTTGAACAAAAGTTTTATGAATCGATGAAAAGTAATGTGGCGCTGTTGGACAAGGTTACGCGTTTTATTGTGACGACAAAAGGGAAACAAATGCGCCCGATGTTTGTTTTTCTCTGCGCAAAATTGGTCGGAAATGTGAACGAAAAAACATTCCGTGGCGCGAGTATGATTGAGCTAATTCACACAGCGACTTTGGTTCACGATGATGTTGTGGATGAGAGTTTTAAGCGTAGAAATTTCTTTTCCATCAATGCACTTTGGAAGAATAAAATTGCGGTTTTGGTTGGCGATTATTTGCTTTCGAAATCGGTTCTTCTTTCTACAGACAACAAGGATTTTGATCTGCTTTCTGTGATTGCGAGAACCATTCGGGAGATGTCTGAAGGCGAATTGCTGCAATTGGAAAAAGCCAGAAAGCTTGATATTACGGAGGATGTTTATTACGAAATTATCCGTCAGAAGACAGCAACTTTGATCGCTGCTTGCTGTGAAGTTGGCGTGCTTTCCAACAATGTTGACGAAACGACTGCCAAGAAAATGCAGGAATTTGGGACTTATACAGGAATGGCTTTCCAAATCAAGGATGACCTTTTTGATTATCAAACCAGTAATATCATCGGAAAACCTGTCGGAATCGACATCAAGGAACAGAAGATGACTTTGCCGTTGATTTATACTTTGAAGAATGCGAGTCCTGAGAATTACAAAAAATATTTCGCAACTATAAAACGTTATAACAACGATTCTAAAAAAGTGCGTGAATTGGTAGAATTTGTGAAATCTTCTGGCGGAATGGATTATGCTATCAAAACAATGAAAGATTATCAGCAAAAAGCGCTTGACATTCTGGCTGAATTTCCTGATAACGAAGCTAAAGAATCACTGAAACTAATGCTGGATTATGTGATTAGCAGAAAACTTTAA
- a CDS encoding Pycsar system effector family protein, with amino-acid sequence MDILKISEDYAKNLLKDKLSSAYTYHNLDHTIQVVDKIKILAKAENVGPEDTENLLLAGWFHDLGYVDNADNHEEESRKIASDFLKQHQFPEERIAKIGELILATDKFYKPKNHLEEIIKDADLYHLASDDYFRICENLRQEIKEVHHQKFSKLKWAELNIVFFSKHQFYTNYAKENWQPEKEKNVEKILSSIRNMKEEKKEKSSLEKDKALLNKKKLEKLESPERGIETMFRVTLNNHTKLSQIADSKANILLSVNAIIISVALSTLIPKLDAPSNSHLIVPTFIMIISSVACIILAIMSTRPKVSSGTFTRKEIEEKKVNLLFFGNFYKMPMEEYIWAMKEMMKDRQYLYDTMIKDLYYLGVVLNRKYTLLRLTYTVFTIGIIASVVAFVVAFRNVTV; translated from the coding sequence ATGGATATTTTGAAAATTTCGGAAGATTACGCGAAAAATTTGCTCAAAGATAAATTATCTTCTGCCTATACTTATCATAATCTTGACCACACGATTCAGGTTGTTGATAAAATAAAGATCCTTGCAAAAGCAGAAAACGTTGGTCCCGAAGACACAGAAAATCTTCTTCTGGCAGGTTGGTTTCACGATTTGGGTTATGTAGATAATGCTGATAATCACGAAGAAGAAAGTCGAAAAATAGCTTCTGATTTTTTAAAACAACATCAGTTTCCTGAAGAAAGAATTGCGAAAATCGGAGAATTGATTTTGGCTACAGACAAATTCTACAAACCTAAAAATCATCTGGAAGAAATCATCAAAGATGCGGATTTGTATCATTTGGCTTCGGATGATTATTTCAGGATTTGCGAGAATCTGAGACAGGAAATTAAGGAAGTTCATCATCAAAAATTCAGTAAACTGAAATGGGCAGAACTTAATATTGTTTTCTTCTCGAAACATCAGTTTTATACCAATTATGCCAAAGAAAACTGGCAACCTGAAAAGGAAAAAAATGTTGAAAAAATACTGTCGTCCATCAGAAATATGAAGGAAGAGAAAAAAGAGAAAAGCAGTCTGGAAAAAGATAAAGCACTTCTGAATAAGAAAAAGCTTGAGAAACTGGAAAGTCCTGAACGCGGAATAGAAACGATGTTCCGTGTGACGCTAAACAATCACACAAAACTGAGTCAAATCGCCGACAGCAAAGCGAATATTTTACTTTCCGTCAACGCAATTATCATTTCCGTCGCTTTATCGACACTGATTCCAAAACTGGATGCACCGAGTAATTCGCACTTGATTGTTCCGACTTTTATAATGATCATTTCGAGTGTTGCTTGTATCATTTTAGCGATAATGTCAACAAGACCGAAAGTTTCCAGCGGAACGTTTACCAGAAAGGAAATCGAAGAGAAAAAAGTGAATCTCCTGTTCTTCGGAAATTTCTACAAAATGCCAATGGAAGAATATATCTGGGCAATGAAAGAAATGATGAAAGACCGCCAATATCTCTACGATACGATGATAAAAGACCTCTACTATCTTGGTGTGGTTCTGAACAGAAAATATACTTTATTAAGGCTAACTTACACAGTTTTCACAATCGGAATTATTGCTTCTGTGGTGGCTTTTGTGGTGGCTTTTAGGAATGTGACGGTTTAG
- a CDS encoding PIN domain-containing protein, with protein sequence MHHILIDTDVILDFLFDRKPFSDDSAKLLSLCEKGEIKGFVTAIMLSNIYYLLRKFAKHEKVIESLKSLLLILDISVTDRQAVQNALDSDFKDFEDALQNFSAQMEKDITIIVTRNIKDYKTSSLSIMTPETYLKTLA encoded by the coding sequence ATGCATCATATCCTCATTGACACCGATGTTATTTTGGATTTTCTTTTTGATAGAAAACCTTTTTCTGACGATAGTGCCAAACTGCTTAGCCTTTGCGAAAAAGGAGAAATAAAAGGATTTGTAACAGCTATAATGCTTAGCAATATTTATTATCTATTAAGAAAATTTGCTAAACACGAAAAAGTGATTGAGAGTTTAAAATCTTTATTATTGATATTAGATATTTCAGTCACAGATAGACAAGCTGTTCAAAATGCTTTAGATTCTGATTTCAAGGATTTTGAAGATGCTCTGCAGAATTTTTCAGCACAGATGGAAAAAGACATCACAATCATCGTAACCAGAAATATCAAAGATTATAAAACCAGCAGTTTATCAATAATGACTCCAGAAACTTATTTGAAAACTTTAGCTTAG